In Sporomusaceae bacterium FL31, one genomic interval encodes:
- the rplK gene encoding 50S ribosomal protein L11 has protein sequence MAKKVVKLVKLQVPAGKATPAPPVGPALGQAGVNIMAFVKEFNERTAAQAGLIIPVEITVFEDRSFTFITKTPPAAVLLKKAAGLETASGEPNKKKVAKLQRAKVREIAESKMQDLNAASLEAAMRMIEGTARSMGIDIID, from the coding sequence ATGGCTAAAAAAGTTGTTAAACTTGTAAAATTGCAAGTTCCTGCAGGTAAAGCTACTCCAGCGCCTCCGGTCGGTCCTGCGCTCGGTCAAGCTGGTGTTAATATTATGGCTTTCGTTAAGGAGTTCAATGAAAGAACAGCGGCTCAAGCTGGTCTGATCATTCCTGTTGAGATTACAGTATTTGAGGATAGATCATTTACTTTTATCACCAAAACTCCTCCAGCAGCTGTTTTACTTAAAAAAGCTGCTGGCCTTGAAACTGCATCTGGCGAACCTAACAAAAAGAAGGTTGCCAAACTGCAACGTGCAAAAGTACGTGAAATTGCTGAGAGCAAAATGCAAGATTTAAATGCTGCCAGTCTTGAAGCCGCTATGCGGATGATTGAAGGCACAGCTCGCAGCATGGGGATTGACATTATCGACTAA
- the nusG gene encoding transcription termination/antitermination protein NusG, translating to MMESEKNWYVIHTYSGYENKVKANLERKVHSMAMENEIFRVLVPMEDEVEIKDGKKKIAKKKVFPGYVLVEMIVNDRSWYVVRNTPGVTGFVGSGTKPIPLTEAEVKRILKAMGIEELRPKIDIKVSQHVRINSGAFENWTATVTEIYPDRSKLKVLVNMFGRETPVELDFTQVEKI from the coding sequence GTGATGGAATCCGAAAAAAATTGGTATGTAATCCATACATATTCCGGATATGAAAATAAGGTTAAAGCCAATCTTGAACGTAAAGTTCATTCAATGGCAATGGAAAACGAAATCTTCCGCGTGTTAGTGCCGATGGAAGATGAAGTTGAAATTAAAGATGGCAAGAAGAAAATTGCCAAGAAAAAAGTTTTTCCCGGTTATGTATTGGTAGAAATGATTGTCAACGACAGATCCTGGTATGTTGTACGCAATACACCGGGGGTAACTGGTTTCGTTGGCTCAGGCACTAAACCTATCCCGCTCACCGAAGCTGAAGTGAAACGTATCCTTAAAGCGATGGGCATTGAAGAACTCAGACCAAAGATTGACATTAAAGTTTCTCAACATGTACGCATTAATTCAGGCGCTTTTGAGAATTGGACAGCCACAGTAACGGAGATTTATCCTGATCGTAGCAAACTTAAAGTGCTTGTGAATATGTTCGGGCGTGAAACTCCAGTTGAGTTGGATTTTACACAAGTAGAGAAGATATAG
- a CDS encoding DUF421 domain-containing protein → MDSVGAILFRVIATMTILLFIWWIGGQRRLSELRPFGFVTLVVGATIAGSVIADPNIELGAALIALAVLGIIQVCFDWLLIKNRNVYTAVNHKPIVVIQDGQIIKEGLSKLRISVETLLQLLRQNSVFNIHEVDIAIVEPLGGLSILKKPEYQPLTPSQLKMPVDANKILIPVILEGQLQEQALRGLGFSVDQIAAFRQQNEAELHKVFVAFMDQERNLHVVHQDVCSDDLFLH, encoded by the coding sequence ATGGACTCTGTTGGGGCGATTTTGTTTCGCGTTATAGCGACAATGACAATTTTGCTTTTCATTTGGTGGATTGGTGGACAGAGGCGCCTAAGTGAATTGCGTCCATTTGGTTTCGTCACATTGGTCGTAGGGGCAACGATTGCGGGGTCTGTTATCGCCGACCCTAACATCGAGCTTGGTGCGGCACTCATTGCTCTCGCTGTACTTGGTATAATCCAAGTATGTTTTGACTGGCTGCTTATTAAAAACCGTAATGTTTATACGGCGGTTAATCATAAGCCGATCGTTGTTATTCAAGATGGGCAGATCATTAAAGAGGGGTTGAGTAAACTTCGGATATCGGTTGAAACACTGCTGCAATTGCTTCGCCAAAACAGTGTTTTTAACATACATGAGGTGGATATCGCCATAGTAGAGCCGCTTGGTGGTTTAAGTATATTAAAAAAGCCTGAATATCAGCCATTGACTCCTAGTCAACTTAAGATGCCGGTTGATGCTAATAAAATTTTGATTCCGGTTATTCTCGAAGGACAATTACAGGAACAAGCACTGCGCGGCTTGGGTTTCTCAGTAGATCAAATTGCTGCTTTTAGGCAGCAAAACGAAGCAGAATTGCATAAGGTTTTTGTAGCTTTTATGGATCAAGAACGTAATCTTCATGTTGTTCATCAGGATGTTTGCAGTGATGATTTGTTCTTACATTAA
- the rplJ gene encoding 50S ribosomal protein L10, translated as MAVTSEKQAVVAELKEKLANTKGAVLTNYRGLTVAQDTNLRRKLREAGVEYRVVKNTMTRIAANEVGLAGLDAHLEGPTAIAISFTDPVAPAKVISDFVKENKLEVLEVKAGIVEGQVIDAQGVKALAALPPREVLIAQVLAGMQSPIVGLVNVLQGSIRNLVYALDAVRQQKESA; from the coding sequence GTGGCTGTAACCTCAGAAAAACAAGCAGTGGTTGCTGAGTTAAAAGAAAAACTTGCTAACACAAAAGGTGCTGTGCTTACAAACTACCGTGGTCTAACTGTTGCGCAAGATACCAATCTGCGTCGCAAATTACGCGAAGCCGGTGTTGAATATCGTGTTGTAAAAAATACGATGACTCGGATTGCTGCTAATGAAGTTGGTCTTGCAGGTTTGGATGCTCATCTTGAAGGCCCGACTGCTATAGCCATATCTTTTACTGATCCGGTAGCTCCAGCTAAAGTTATTTCTGACTTTGTCAAAGAAAATAAACTTGAAGTATTGGAAGTTAAAGCTGGTATCGTAGAAGGTCAAGTTATTGATGCTCAAGGCGTTAAAGCGCTGGCTGCTTTGCCGCCGCGCGAAGTGCTTATTGCTCAAGTATTGGCTGGAATGCAATCTCCGATTGTTGGTCTGGTCAATGTTTTACAAGGTTCTATCCGCAACTTGGTTTATGCGCTTGATGCCGTACGCCAACAAAAAGAATCTGCTTAA
- the rplA gene encoding 50S ribosomal protein L1: MPKFGKKYQEAAKLIEDKVYEAEEAVDLAKKTSIAKFDETVEVAVKLGVDPKHADQQVRGAVVLPYGTGKTKRVLVFAKGEKAKEAEAAGADFVGAEDLVQKIQGGWADFDVAVATPDMMGTVGRLGKILGPKGLMPNPKVGTVTLDVTRAINEIKAGKIEYRTDKAGNIHAPIGKVSFDSEKLLSNFHTLIDTLIKVKPAAAKGQYMRAITVSTTMGPGIKVNPLKASGKKD, translated from the coding sequence ATGCCGAAATTTGGTAAGAAATATCAAGAAGCTGCAAAGCTAATTGAAGACAAAGTTTATGAAGCTGAAGAAGCAGTTGATTTAGCAAAGAAAACCTCAATTGCTAAATTTGATGAAACTGTTGAAGTTGCAGTTAAGTTAGGTGTTGATCCTAAACATGCTGATCAACAGGTTCGTGGTGCTGTTGTATTGCCTTATGGTACTGGTAAAACTAAGCGTGTGCTTGTATTTGCTAAAGGCGAAAAGGCTAAAGAAGCAGAGGCTGCAGGTGCAGATTTCGTAGGTGCTGAAGATCTTGTACAAAAGATTCAAGGTGGATGGGCTGATTTTGATGTAGCGGTAGCTACTCCAGATATGATGGGTACTGTGGGCCGTCTAGGTAAAATCCTTGGTCCAAAAGGCTTAATGCCAAACCCTAAAGTTGGTACTGTAACTCTTGATGTCACTCGTGCGATAAATGAAATTAAAGCAGGTAAAATTGAATACCGTACAGATAAAGCTGGGAATATCCACGCTCCTATCGGTAAGGTATCCTTTGATAGTGAGAAGCTTTTGTCGAACTTCCACACCCTGATTGATACATTGATTAAAGTAAAACCGGCAGCTGCTAAAGGTCAATACATGCGTGCTATTACTGTTAGCACTACTATGGGCCCTGGCATTAAGGTTAATCCGTTAAAAGCCTCCGGCAAAAAAGACTAA
- a CDS encoding tetracycline resistance MFS efflux pump yields the protein MEHRRAMAVLFITLFLVMIGFGIVIPVLPFLVISQQGTPATLGLLMATYSIMQFFFAPLWGSLSDRIGRRPILLLGLIGYGLSFILFGLATKLWMLFVARIVAGIISSATLPTAMAYIADITGPDNRAKGMGLMGAAMGLGMIFGPALGGWLGHYGFAFPFFVAAALALVNAGVTYFLLPESMQQPQVTVKKAPLGLNLFRDVRFVLYSLSFIVSFAVALFESTFTLFSADKLGFGPKEMGIVFAVLGVFTVVTQAGVVNRAVKRFGDLAVIIAGLVIASVGFALIITATDMVMLLVFTSFFSIGSSLLRPGISTLVSKNAVPHEQGEAVGIMQSFDSLGRILGPATGGAVYNIDHNSPYLIGTVFLVFAIYLAKHHTSRFGENLRS from the coding sequence TTGGAACACAGACGAGCAATGGCCGTATTATTTATTACTTTATTCTTGGTTATGATTGGGTTTGGTATTGTTATACCCGTGCTGCCCTTCTTAGTGATTAGTCAGCAAGGGACTCCGGCAACTCTTGGTTTGCTGATGGCCACTTACTCCATTATGCAGTTCTTTTTTGCACCTTTATGGGGGAGCTTGTCTGATCGAATTGGGCGGCGGCCTATCCTGCTGCTTGGCTTGATTGGCTATGGACTGAGTTTTATTCTGTTTGGCTTAGCAACAAAGCTATGGATGCTATTTGTGGCTCGCATTGTAGCAGGGATCATTTCTTCTGCTACCTTGCCAACAGCTATGGCGTATATAGCCGATATTACCGGTCCGGACAATCGCGCTAAAGGGATGGGACTGATGGGGGCGGCTATGGGACTGGGGATGATTTTTGGTCCGGCTCTTGGCGGCTGGCTGGGGCATTATGGTTTTGCCTTTCCGTTTTTCGTTGCAGCAGCGCTGGCTTTAGTGAATGCCGGGGTGACTTATTTTTTATTGCCGGAATCCATGCAGCAGCCTCAAGTTACCGTGAAAAAGGCGCCATTGGGTTTGAACTTGTTTCGTGATGTCCGCTTTGTGCTTTATAGCCTATCGTTTATTGTTAGTTTTGCGGTAGCCCTATTTGAGAGTACTTTCACCTTATTTTCTGCCGATAAACTGGGGTTTGGCCCTAAAGAGATGGGAATTGTGTTTGCTGTTTTAGGCGTTTTTACCGTTGTCACGCAAGCTGGGGTTGTCAATAGAGCGGTAAAACGGTTTGGGGATCTTGCGGTTATCATAGCAGGCCTTGTCATAGCTTCTGTTGGTTTCGCGCTCATTATTACAGCGACAGATATGGTCATGCTGCTGGTATTTACCTCGTTTTTTAGTATTGGCAGTTCCTTGCTGCGACCAGGTATTTCGACATTAGTCAGCAAAAATGCCGTGCCGCATGAACAGGGTGAGGCTGTGGGGATAATGCAATCGTTTGACAGTTTGGGCCGGATTTTAGGACCGGCTACTGGAGGAGCAGTCTATAATATCGATCATAATTCACCGTATTTGATCGGCACGGTCTTCTTAGTTTTTGCCATATATCTGGCTAAACATCACACCAGCCGTTTCGGCGAAAATCTTAGATCTTGA
- the pfkA_2 gene encoding ATP-dependent 6-phosphofructokinase: protein MTIPSGNTLAILCGGGPAPGINSVISAVTIEAEKNGWKVLGIYDGFAHLAKGVKEVVQLTTELVSRIHLEGGSILRMSRFNPTKSEVSLSKVVNTLIDLGVTHLVTIGGDDTAYSAAKISAYAKCHQGVEVNIVHVPKTIDNDLPLPEGVPTFGFETARSVGASIVGNLMEDAKTTGRWYFVIAMGRTAGHLALGIGKSAGATITIIPEEFTEGKVRLKKIVDILVGAIVKRLASDRNHGVAIIAEGVIEKIAIEDLTELGRVCRDEHGHLRYAEINFGDLIKQEVMKELQAAGVKMTIVDKEIGYELRCAPPIAFDIEYTRNLGYAAYEFLRNGGSDAMITIQNNQIVPVEFDQIRDVATGKTQIRLVNMESMHYQVAKRFMIRLEESDLKSTVVIKKMALLTNSSPDDFIKKYQYITQ from the coding sequence ATGACCATCCCATCAGGCAATACTTTGGCTATTTTATGCGGCGGAGGCCCGGCGCCGGGGATTAACAGTGTCATTAGTGCGGTAACCATTGAAGCTGAAAAAAATGGCTGGAAAGTGCTCGGCATCTATGATGGTTTTGCTCATTTAGCAAAAGGTGTGAAGGAGGTTGTTCAGCTTACAACTGAATTGGTCAGCAGAATCCATCTTGAAGGGGGCAGTATTCTGCGAATGTCCCGCTTTAACCCTACCAAAAGTGAAGTCAGTTTAAGTAAGGTCGTCAATACGCTCATTGATCTTGGTGTAACGCATTTGGTTACAATAGGCGGCGATGATACTGCCTATTCTGCAGCTAAAATTTCGGCTTACGCCAAATGCCATCAGGGGGTTGAGGTCAATATTGTCCATGTACCTAAAACCATTGATAATGATCTTCCTTTACCGGAAGGGGTGCCAACTTTTGGTTTTGAAACCGCTCGATCTGTTGGGGCAAGTATTGTGGGAAATTTAATGGAGGATGCAAAAACAACAGGACGGTGGTATTTTGTTATTGCCATGGGGCGAACAGCAGGGCATTTAGCACTAGGAATTGGCAAAAGTGCTGGTGCTACGATTACGATTATTCCTGAAGAATTTACAGAAGGCAAAGTCAGGCTGAAAAAGATTGTTGATATTCTTGTTGGTGCAATTGTCAAGCGATTAGCTTCGGATCGTAACCATGGGGTTGCCATTATTGCTGAGGGAGTCATTGAGAAGATTGCAATTGAGGATTTAACTGAGCTTGGTAGAGTCTGCAGAGATGAGCATGGTCATCTCCGTTATGCTGAGATCAATTTTGGCGATCTCATTAAACAGGAAGTCATGAAAGAATTACAGGCGGCTGGGGTCAAAATGACCATTGTCGATAAGGAAATAGGGTACGAATTGCGGTGTGCGCCGCCAATTGCTTTTGATATTGAATACACGCGCAATCTGGGGTATGCGGCCTATGAATTTTTGCGCAATGGCGGCAGTGATGCCATGATAACCATTCAAAACAACCAGATTGTCCCTGTGGAATTTGATCAAATTCGAGATGTGGCAACCGGTAAGACACAGATTCGCTTAGTGAATATGGAGTCAATGCATTATCAGGTAGCCAAGCGGTTTATGATCCGACTGGAAGAAAGCGATTTAAAATCTACTGTCGTGATTAAAAAAATGGCGCTGCTGACGAATTCATCGCCTGATGATTTTATAAAAAAATATCAATATATTACGCAGTAG
- the uppP3 gene encoding undecaprenyl-diphosphatase 3, giving the protein MNENIIAVIIGIVEGLTEFLPVSSTGHMILVGSMLNFEGEIASVFEVFIQLGAILSVLFIYRDKFISMLKPRRLNLYGRGLTIQHVLAGIVPVMGIGFLLHKPIKTYLFSPYTVIIGLVIGAILMLVAERFASRPTTRDVDHLSVKQAFFVGLFQILALWPGFSRSGSTIAGGLFFGLSRKAAADFSFIIAAPLMAVACIYDLLKVWHKLSAADVNMFAIGFVVSFVVAYISVVWFLRFLNNSSLAAFAFYRFVLAAFSYYYFFLR; this is encoded by the coding sequence ATGAATGAAAATATTATTGCCGTAATCATTGGAATTGTTGAAGGACTTACTGAATTTTTGCCAGTATCGTCTACAGGCCATATGATACTTGTAGGCTCGATGTTAAATTTTGAAGGTGAGATTGCCAGCGTTTTTGAAGTATTTATTCAATTGGGTGCAATACTTTCAGTGCTGTTTATTTATCGCGATAAATTTATCAGTATGTTAAAACCGCGCCGTCTGAATCTTTATGGGCGTGGTTTGACAATCCAGCATGTGTTGGCTGGTATTGTCCCGGTTATGGGGATCGGCTTTTTATTGCATAAGCCAATCAAAACTTATTTATTTTCACCTTATACGGTCATTATTGGGTTAGTTATTGGCGCAATCTTAATGCTGGTAGCCGAGAGATTTGCTAGTCGACCGACAACGCGCGATGTTGACCATCTTAGCGTAAAGCAAGCATTCTTTGTAGGGTTGTTTCAAATTCTTGCATTATGGCCAGGTTTTTCTCGTTCAGGTTCAACCATTGCCGGAGGCTTGTTTTTTGGTTTAAGCCGCAAGGCTGCAGCCGATTTTTCTTTTATTATTGCTGCACCGTTAATGGCGGTAGCCTGTATTTATGATCTGTTAAAAGTTTGGCATAAATTGAGTGCAGCCGATGTTAATATGTTTGCTATCGGCTTTGTTGTTTCTTTTGTTGTCGCTTATATTTCTGTAGTATGGTTCTTGCGGTTTCTAAACAATTCATCGCTGGCAGCTTTTGCTTTCTATCGCTTTGTGTTGGCTGCCTTTTCGTATTATTATTTTTTTCTTCGATAA
- the secE gene encoding protein translocase subunit SecE — protein MAAQETAVQGSTSRWKKFFREVKAELKKVTWPNKQELISFTGIVFVSVIAVSVLIWLVDTLFNEILHLIIR, from the coding sequence ATGGCTGCTCAAGAAACAGCTGTGCAAGGTAGTACTTCGCGCTGGAAGAAATTTTTCCGGGAAGTTAAAGCCGAACTGAAAAAGGTAACATGGCCGAATAAGCAAGAACTTATTTCGTTTACAGGGATTGTATTTGTTTCTGTGATTGCAGTTTCGGTATTGATCTGGTTAGTTGATACACTTTTTAATGAAATATTGCATTTGATCATACGATAA
- the rpoB gene encoding DNA-directed RNA polymerase subunit beta translates to MFNPVPVGKRVRYSFAKTREVLDMPNLIEIQKNSYTWFLKEGLQEIFHDISPIQDFTGNLVLSFENFSLGEPKYDVEECKERDVTYSAPLRVNVRLINRETGEIKEQEVFMGDFPLMTDNGTFIINGAERVIVSQLVRSPGAYYGETIDTSGKKLYNATVIPNRGAWLELETDANDVVSVRVDRTRKLPATVLIRALGFGSNGAITELFSEDTRIRATLERDNTASREEALVEIYKRLRPGEPPTVDNATQLLESLFFDPKRYDLATVGRYKLTKKLGWRRRLLGKTLYQPIVDKETGEIIVAEGTLLEEKDLDTIEASNVFNSDNIIEVKVKAKDGTPVKMLCTPKLPYTHRTITRHDIMASINYLLNLMDGFGHTDDIDHLGNRRLRSVGELLQNQFRIGLSRMERVVKERMTIQDVDVITPQALINIRPVVAAIKEFFGSSQLSQFMDQTNPLAELTHKRRLSALGPGGLSRERAGMEVRDVHHSHYGRMCPIETPEGPNIGLIGSLSTYGRINEFGFMETPYRKVDRYNHIVTEDVRYLTADEEDEVVIAQANEALTAEGWFKEPRVTVRYKDETIVVPAERVDYMDVSPKQVVSIATAMIPFLENDDANRALMGANMQRQAVPLLRTQAPIVGTGMEYKAARDSGVVILAKNAGIVERVTAIDIQIRTEKGSLDSYKLLKYLRSNQGTCINQKPIVFKGERIEKGQVLADGPATDNGELALGFNVLVAFMPWEGYNYEDAILLSEKLVKEDVFTSIHIEEYECDARDTKLGPEEITRDIPNVAEEALRDLDDRGIIRIGAEVRPGDILVGKVTPKGETELTAEERLLRAIFGEKAREVRDTSLRVPHGEAGKIVDVKVFSRENGDELPPGVNHLVRVYIAQKRKISEGDKMAGRHGNKGVVSRIMREEDMPFLPDGTPVQIVLNPLGVPSRMNIGQVLETHLGMAAAFLGMQIKQGDPNVADKLRAVGYDVDTHGLPKPDIAGVHLATPVFDGAKENEVFASLKLAGLSDNGKTTLYDGRTGEAFDNPVTVGFVYMLKLAHLVDDKIHARSTGPYSLVTQQPLGGKAQFGGQRFGEMEVWALEAYGAAYTLQELLTVKSDDVVGRVKTYEAIVKGENVPEPGVPESFKVLIKELQSIGLDVKILTEDAQEILIRESDEDIHETAKELDLSIGGGEPSAPHERKKADFEPDIVDEIEAGDDIEPLEEELDIIAELGDMGEDSYEIPAAVDEEDEFPNRKPSAKKVKEKAKKLNPRDFLEEFEDDTEE, encoded by the coding sequence ATGTTCAATCCTGTTCCGGTGGGCAAAAGAGTTAGGTACAGCTTTGCGAAAACTAGAGAAGTACTTGACATGCCCAATCTTATTGAAATCCAGAAAAATTCCTACACTTGGTTCTTAAAGGAAGGACTGCAAGAAATATTTCATGATATTTCGCCAATCCAGGATTTTACCGGTAACTTGGTGTTGTCATTCGAAAACTTCAGTTTGGGTGAACCAAAATATGATGTGGAAGAGTGCAAAGAAAGAGATGTTACCTATTCTGCTCCGCTCCGGGTTAATGTCCGGCTGATTAACCGTGAGACTGGTGAAATTAAAGAACAAGAAGTTTTTATGGGCGACTTCCCACTGATGACTGATAACGGTACATTTATCATCAATGGTGCCGAACGTGTTATCGTCAGTCAGTTAGTACGCTCACCTGGTGCATATTATGGTGAGACTATCGATACAAGCGGTAAGAAACTATATAATGCAACAGTGATTCCTAACCGTGGTGCCTGGCTGGAGTTAGAGACCGATGCGAATGACGTTGTCTCAGTTCGTGTGGACCGAACTCGTAAATTGCCGGCAACAGTGCTGATACGCGCACTCGGGTTTGGTTCAAATGGTGCCATTACTGAATTGTTTAGTGAGGATACACGTATCAGAGCTACTTTGGAACGTGATAACACGGCTTCCAGAGAAGAGGCTTTGGTCGAAATATATAAAAGGCTGCGCCCAGGTGAGCCGCCTACAGTAGATAATGCTACCCAATTGCTGGAGTCGTTATTCTTTGACCCTAAGCGATATGATTTGGCGACTGTTGGACGTTACAAACTAACTAAGAAGTTAGGCTGGAGACGTCGCCTTTTAGGAAAAACGCTTTATCAGCCGATTGTTGATAAAGAAACAGGCGAGATTATTGTAGCCGAAGGCACGCTTCTTGAAGAAAAAGATCTTGATACAATTGAAGCCAGCAATGTCTTCAATTCTGATAATATTATTGAAGTAAAGGTCAAAGCAAAAGACGGAACACCGGTAAAAATGCTTTGTACGCCAAAACTTCCTTATACTCACCGTACCATTACACGCCATGATATTATGGCATCTATTAACTATTTGTTAAACCTGATGGATGGCTTCGGTCACACCGATGATATTGATCATCTGGGGAATCGTCGTCTGCGTTCAGTAGGAGAACTTCTGCAAAATCAGTTCCGGATTGGTTTATCCCGGATGGAACGGGTTGTAAAAGAACGCATGACCATTCAGGATGTTGATGTCATCACACCACAGGCTTTAATTAATATTCGTCCAGTTGTTGCAGCAATTAAAGAATTTTTTGGCTCCAGCCAGTTGTCTCAATTTATGGATCAGACCAATCCGCTGGCGGAACTTACTCATAAAAGACGTCTTAGTGCGCTCGGCCCTGGTGGTTTGAGCCGGGAACGTGCGGGTATGGAAGTTCGTGACGTCCATCACTCTCACTATGGACGGATGTGTCCAATTGAAACGCCTGAAGGTCCGAATATCGGTCTGATTGGTTCGCTTTCAACTTATGGACGGATCAATGAATTCGGTTTTATGGAGACTCCATATCGGAAAGTTGACCGTTACAATCATATCGTTACTGAAGATGTGCGTTACCTGACCGCTGACGAAGAAGATGAAGTCGTTATTGCTCAGGCGAATGAAGCGCTTACTGCTGAAGGCTGGTTTAAAGAACCGCGGGTTACAGTTCGTTACAAGGATGAGACTATCGTTGTACCAGCTGAACGCGTTGACTATATGGATGTCTCGCCTAAGCAGGTCGTATCGATTGCAACGGCTATGATTCCATTCCTGGAGAATGATGATGCCAACCGTGCTTTGATGGGTGCGAACATGCAGCGTCAGGCCGTGCCTCTCTTAAGAACGCAGGCTCCAATTGTTGGTACTGGGATGGAATATAAGGCAGCCCGAGATTCAGGGGTTGTTATTCTAGCTAAAAATGCGGGTATCGTAGAACGGGTTACTGCAATCGATATCCAGATACGGACAGAAAAAGGCTCGTTAGATAGTTATAAACTACTGAAATATCTTCGTTCCAATCAAGGAACTTGTATTAATCAGAAGCCAATTGTATTTAAAGGTGAACGAATTGAAAAAGGTCAAGTTCTAGCTGACGGCCCAGCTACTGATAACGGAGAACTGGCACTAGGTTTCAACGTATTGGTCGCATTTATGCCTTGGGAAGGTTACAACTACGAGGATGCGATCTTGCTTAGTGAGAAATTGGTCAAAGAAGATGTCTTTACATCCATACATATTGAAGAATATGAGTGCGATGCCAGAGATACCAAGTTAGGTCCTGAAGAAATTACGCGCGATATTCCAAATGTTGCTGAAGAAGCCCTGCGTGACCTTGATGACCGTGGTATTATCCGGATCGGTGCCGAAGTACGGCCTGGAGACATTCTTGTAGGCAAGGTTACTCCGAAAGGTGAGACCGAACTTACAGCTGAAGAACGTTTGCTGCGCGCTATCTTTGGTGAGAAGGCACGCGAAGTGCGTGATACTTCGCTGCGTGTACCTCATGGTGAAGCTGGTAAAATCGTTGATGTGAAAGTGTTTAGCCGTGAAAATGGTGATGAACTTCCACCTGGCGTAAACCATCTTGTCCGTGTATACATTGCTCAGAAACGTAAAATTTCTGAAGGCGATAAAATGGCTGGACGTCACGGTAATAAAGGGGTAGTTTCCCGGATTATGCGTGAAGAAGACATGCCGTTCTTACCAGATGGAACTCCTGTGCAAATCGTGTTGAATCCACTCGGTGTTCCGTCGCGTATGAACATCGGACAGGTTCTGGAAACGCATTTGGGTATGGCAGCAGCATTCCTTGGTATGCAGATCAAACAAGGTGATCCTAACGTAGCTGACAAACTTCGTGCCGTTGGTTATGATGTTGATACCCATGGTTTGCCAAAGCCCGATATTGCTGGTGTCCATCTTGCCACTCCAGTATTTGACGGAGCAAAAGAGAATGAAGTGTTTGCTTCTTTGAAACTAGCAGGCTTATCCGATAATGGGAAAACAACGTTATATGATGGACGGACAGGCGAAGCTTTTGATAATCCTGTTACTGTCGGTTTTGTATATATGTTAAAACTTGCCCATTTGGTTGATGATAAAATTCATGCCCGTTCCACTGGTCCATACTCACTTGTTACGCAGCAGCCGCTGGGTGGTAAAGCTCAATTCGGTGGTCAGCGTTTTGGTGAGATGGAGGTTTGGGCGCTTGAAGCTTATGGTGCTGCTTATACATTGCAGGAACTCTTAACTGTTAAGTCTGATGATGTTGTTGGACGTGTTAAGACCTATGAAGCCATTGTAAAAGGCGAAAATGTTCCTGAACCAGGGGTGCCGGAATCCTTCAAGGTATTGATTAAGGAATTACAGAGTATCGGTCTGGATGTAAAAATCCTCACCGAAGATGCTCAAGAGATACTGATTCGTGAGTCTGACGAAGATATTCATGAAACAGCCAAAGAGCTTGATTTAAGTATTGGCGGCGGTGAACCTTCAGCACCTCACGAGCGGAAAAAAGCCGATTTTGAGCCAGATATTGTCGATGAGATCGAAGCTGGTGACGATATTGAGCCATTGGAAGAAGAATTAGATATCATCGCTGAGTTGGGCGATATGGGTGAGGATAGCTACGAAATCCCCGCCGCGGTGGATGAAGAAGATGAATTTCCTAACCGCAAGCCAAGTGCTAAAAAGGTAAAAGAAAAAGCTAAGAAGCTAAACCCCCGTGATTTTCTGGAAGAGTTTGAGGATGATACCGAAGAATAG
- the rplL gene encoding 50S ribosomal protein L7/L12: MATKEEIMQAIESMTVLELSELVKALEEKFGVSAAAPVAVAAAPAAAAAAVEEKTEFDVILTNAGAGKINVIKVVREITGLGLKEAKELVDGAPKAVKEKISKADADALKAKLEEAGATVEVK; encoded by the coding sequence ATGGCTACTAAAGAAGAAATTATGCAAGCGATTGAGAGCATGACTGTTCTCGAATTATCCGAATTGGTGAAAGCTCTTGAAGAAAAATTTGGTGTTTCTGCTGCTGCTCCTGTAGCTGTAGCTGCTGCTCCAGCTGCTGCTGCTGCTGCTGTTGAAGAAAAAACTGAATTTGACGTAATTCTTACTAACGCTGGCGCTGGTAAAATCAACGTGATCAAAGTTGTTCGCGAAATCACTGGCCTTGGTCTTAAAGAAGCGAAAGAACTTGTTGACGGCGCTCCTAAAGCTGTTAAAGAAAAAATTTCCAAAGCTGATGCTGATGCTCTTAAAGCTAAACTTGAAGAAGCTGGCGCAACTGTCGAAGTTAAGTAA